In Prunus dulcis chromosome 1, ALMONDv2, whole genome shotgun sequence, the following are encoded in one genomic region:
- the LOC117614069 gene encoding putative pentatricopeptide repeat-containing protein At1g31840, with the protein MISSSSFSNVLFLTRHSLRFYSPYSLFSFKALIHHISNAFLQFNPKLLNPHFVSKLQPNHLHHIPLSLQSNSISAHHLLDWSRNSLGLHHPQSFCALTHLLLRHRKLAPASHLFNTMVRQFGTHFHFFAAFSEISPNYASDSSDLYSFLIENFCRNGMLDSSIETFIHMRKLGVPVSPYVLSRMLTFLVDSNCVHVILDLYGQVCKALRGQCFCVYEFVMVALLNKRKVETGVDFHSAVIEGGFVVDIVACNKILKRLCKENLIGVGEDFFNVLMMGGPEPNVVTFSTMINAYCKDEKLEEAIKLYKVMIEKGVSPDLVVYSILVDGLFKAGKLEEGLRLFSEALGSDIRLDVVIFSSVMDAYVRIGDLVKSVEVYGRMLKEGISPNPVSYTILINGMCQDGEVMEACGIFGQIVKCGFVPSILTYSSLIDGMCKLGNLKDAFYLYESMIKTGYEPDIILYGVLVNGLCKQGLMGDALRFFFQAVYRGVKPNVYTFNMLIDGCCRLKRLSDAVKVFIQMGVYNVKPDMVTYTVIIKGISEVGRLKDALVFFFQSLKKGFLPDVVMHCTLIDGCCKQKHVYYGLRILEMMRRNGVSPDIAIYNVLINMLFKESYLEAAQELFEQLTESGPEPDIVTYNTMICGYCSLRRLDAAVQLFQKLIQGQCKPNAITCTILIDAFCKEGNMDDAMLMFDKMLEKDPEPNLVTYSCLIDGYFKSENMKSAFELHEEMLKNISPNIVSYSILMDGLCKRGLTERASLVFHCAIERGLLPDVIAYGILIRGYCKVGRMAEALILYGHMLISGIMPDAVIQRTITEHILEADQQK; encoded by the coding sequence ATGATATCTTCCTCTTCATTCTCGAACGTATTATTCCTCACTCGACACTCTCTTCGTTTCTATTCACCTTATTCTCTATTCTCTTTCAAAGCTCTTATTCACCACATCTCAAACGCATTTCTCCAATTTAACCCCAAACTCTTGAACCCCCATTTTGTTTCCAAATTACAGCCCAACCATCTCCACCACATCCCTCTCAGCCTCCAATCCAACTCCATTTCCGCCCATCACTTGCTTGATTGGTCCCGTAACTCTCTCGGCTTACACCACCCCCAGTCCTTTTGTGCCCTTACTCATCTGCTGCTCCGTCACCGAAAGCTGGCTCCGGCTTCACACCTTTTCAATACAATGGTACGCCAATTTGGGActcattttcacttttttgcTGCTTTTTCTGAGATTTCTCCCAATTATGCTTCGGATTCTAGTGATCTTTATAGCTTTCTGATTGAGAACTTTTGTCGGAATGGGATGCTAGATTCGTCTATTGAGACATTCATTCATATGCGTAAATTGGGAGTTCCGGTGTCTCCTTATGTGTTATCTAGaatgttgacttttttggttgaTTCAAATTGTGTCCATGTGATTCTTGATTTATATGGACAAGTGTGTAAAGCATTGAGAGGACAGTGTTTCTGTGTGTATGAGTTTGTTATGGTTGCTCTTCTAAACAAGCGTAAAGTTGAAACGGGTGTGGATTTTCATTCCGCTGTGATTGAAGGAGGCTTTGTGGTTGATATTGTTGCTTGTAACAAGATTTTAAAGCGTCTTTGTAAAGAAAATCTGATTGGAGTTGGGGAAGATTTCTTTAATGTATTGATGATGGGTGGTCCCGAGCCAAATGTGGTGACATTCAGCACGATGATTAACGCGTATTGTAAGGATGagaaattggaggaggccATTAAGCTTTATAAGGTTATGATAGAGAAGGGTGTCAGCCCTGACTTGGTTGTATATAGTATTCTAGTTGATGGTCTTTTTAAGGCAGGGAAATTGGAGGAGGGGCTTCGACTGTTTTCAGAGGCATTAGGTAGCGACATTAGGTTGGATGTAGTCATTTTCAGTTCTGTTATGGATGCCTATGTGAGAATTGGAGACTTGGTGAAGTCAGTGGAGGTCTACGGAAGAATGCTGAAAGAGGGGATCTCGCCAAACCCTGTTAGTTACACCATTCTTATAAATGGTATGTGTCAGGATGGTGAGGTCATGGAGGCTTGTGGCATATTCGGTCAGATTGTGAAGTGTGGTTTTGTGCCATCCATTCTAACTTACAGTAGTTTGATTGATGGAATGTGCAAATTGGGGAATTTAAAGGATGCATTTTACCTGTATGAGAGTATGATCAAGACTGGCTATGAACCTGATATTATTCTTTATGGTGTGCTAGTAAATGGCCTTTGCAAACAGGGGCTGATGGGTGATGCTCTTAGGTTTTTCTTTCAGGCTGTTTATAGGGGTGTAAAGCCCAATGTCTATACTTTTAATATGTTAATAGATGGTTGCTGTAGATTAAAAAGACTAAGTGATGCTGTGAAGGTGTTCATCCAAATGGGAGTTTATAACGTAAAACCTGATATGGTGACGTATACTGTGATTATTAAGGGTATCTCTGAAGTAGGGAGATTAAAAGATGCGTTAGTATTTTTCTTCCAATCATTAAAGAAGGGGTTCTTGCCCGATGTTGTTATGCATTGCACACTAATTGATGGTTGCTGCAAGCAGAAACATGTGTATTATGGACTCCGAATTCTAGAGATGATGCGAAGAAATGGAGTAAGTCCTGATATTGCCATTTATAATGTTCTCATTAATATGCTTTTCAAAGAAAGTTATTTAGAAGCTGCACAAGAACTCTTTGAGCAACTTACTGAAAGTGGGCCAGAACCTGACATTGTTACGTACAACACAATGATTTGTGGTTATTGCTCTCTGAGAAGGTTAGATGCAGCTGttcaactttttcaaaagCTGATACAGGGACAGTGTAAACCCAATGCCATTACTTGTACTATACTGATTGATGCTTTTTGCAAAGAAGGTAACATGGATGATGCCATGTTGATGTTTGATAAAATGCTGGAAAAGGATCCCGAACCAAATTTGGTCACATATAGTTGTCttattgatggttattttaaatctgaaaacatgaaaagTGCATTTGAACTGCACGAAGAGATGCTTAAAAACATCTCTCCCAATATAGTCAGTTATAGCATCCTCATGGATGGTCTTTGCAAGAGAGGACTAACGGAGAGAGCATCCCTTGTGTTTCATTGTGCTATAGAAAGGGGTTTGTTGCCTGATGTAATAGCATATGGGATTCTGATTCGTGGTTACTGCAAGGTAGGAAGAATGGCAGAAGCCCTCATTTTGTACGGCCATATGTTAATTAGTGGCATCATGCCGGACGCTGTCATACAAAGGACGATCACTGAGCATATTCTTGAAGCTGATCAACAGAAATAA